The proteins below are encoded in one region of Cohaesibacter intestini:
- a CDS encoding vWA domain-containing protein, with the protein MPFPNLFFLPRSLAVAIVSVCVSFISLFGPLQATRAQTAGEVLFVLDGSNSMWGQIDGIAKIAIAKDVMSDLITDWDAKVPVGMMIYGHRRKGDCQDIEVVAMPGQVDRPLLIDKVKSISPRGKTPISLSLTMASAQLLLKNLGKYPKPRSSLVLVSDGLETCGADPCETARNLDLANPGLDVHVIGFDVTNEESLALQCIADNSGGKFFRANNASELQAALKETVKLAKAEPKPAPPPAPPATASKTSEPEPADPEPSLFLYAKLCESCDRLAANKVRWSVKERDGGSLYEGLGILYPSDPVLAPGRYPVTARYESSVLVRDTELIIGDDGQQVGAVNLMGGTATLFAYATDDKSIAADPILYQFFPLKDGKAAAKALTEAASSNSLTWLPAGRFKVVASHGTIKESAEIDILPGEKTRHDFDMRVGYIQPSSVLSAGTKPLGGFADYAVFKTEQDARTKQTLDSLLFLPGSQKAKKPLKPGQYVIKAFVNYNRGGPSMSRIFPLEIKANETATPQLDMQAGLLSHKVGSASGQRIINIDYMRASDDKRVHYFNQGTTKTLALPQDRYYLRVMISGGKTFNTDAFDIKVGQATNLDVAIP; encoded by the coding sequence ATGCCTTTTCCGAACCTGTTTTTCTTGCCCCGGTCGCTGGCCGTGGCAATCGTGTCTGTATGTGTCTCTTTCATCTCACTGTTTGGCCCATTGCAGGCGACGCGTGCACAAACCGCCGGGGAAGTGCTGTTCGTCCTTGACGGGTCCAACTCCATGTGGGGGCAGATTGATGGCATCGCCAAGATTGCCATTGCCAAGGATGTCATGAGTGATCTGATCACCGACTGGGATGCCAAGGTTCCCGTTGGCATGATGATCTATGGGCACAGGCGGAAAGGGGATTGTCAGGATATTGAAGTGGTGGCAATGCCCGGACAGGTCGATAGACCCCTGCTGATCGACAAGGTCAAATCCATTTCCCCCCGTGGCAAGACCCCGATCAGTCTGTCTCTGACCATGGCGTCTGCTCAGCTCCTTTTGAAAAATCTTGGCAAGTATCCCAAACCACGCTCTTCTCTGGTGCTGGTCAGTGACGGTCTTGAAACCTGTGGGGCCGACCCCTGCGAGACCGCGCGCAATCTCGATTTGGCCAATCCCGGTTTGGATGTTCATGTCATCGGCTTTGATGTCACCAACGAGGAATCCCTTGCACTTCAATGCATCGCAGACAATTCCGGGGGCAAATTCTTTCGTGCCAACAATGCCAGTGAATTGCAGGCGGCGCTGAAGGAAACCGTCAAGTTGGCCAAGGCCGAGCCCAAGCCCGCCCCGCCGCCAGCCCCACCTGCGACAGCCTCAAAGACTTCCGAGCCGGAGCCGGCGGACCCTGAGCCATCCCTGTTCCTCTATGCCAAATTGTGTGAAAGCTGCGATCGGCTCGCGGCCAACAAAGTCCGCTGGTCGGTCAAGGAAAGAGACGGAGGAAGCCTTTATGAAGGTCTCGGCATCCTTTATCCCTCTGACCCTGTTTTGGCTCCGGGACGGTATCCAGTGACCGCACGCTATGAATCAAGCGTACTGGTCCGGGACACCGAGCTGATCATCGGAGACGATGGCCAGCAAGTTGGCGCGGTCAATCTGATGGGTGGCACGGCCACACTTTTTGCCTATGCGACCGACGACAAGAGCATCGCCGCCGACCCGATACTCTATCAGTTCTTCCCCCTCAAGGATGGTAAGGCTGCGGCCAAAGCCTTGACCGAGGCGGCCTCGTCCAACAGCCTGACATGGTTGCCCGCAGGGCGTTTCAAGGTCGTGGCATCCCACGGCACAATCAAGGAAAGCGCTGAAATCGACATTCTGCCGGGAGAGAAAACCCGCCACGACTTCGACATGCGCGTGGGTTATATCCAGCCCAGCTCGGTTCTCAGCGCTGGCACCAAACCCTTGGGTGGCTTTGCGGATTATGCGGTGTTCAAGACCGAACAAGACGCCCGGACCAAACAAACCCTCGATAGCTTGCTTTTCCTGCCCGGATCGCAAAAAGCCAAGAAGCCGCTGAAACCGGGGCAGTATGTCATCAAGGCCTTCGTCAATTACAATCGCGGCGGCCCCTCGATGTCGCGAATCTTTCCGCTCGAGATCAAGGCCAACGAAACCGCAACGCCCCAGCTTGACATGCAAGCTGGATTGCTGAGCCACAAAGTCGGCAGCGCCAGCGGGCAGCGGATCATCAATATCGATTACATGCGCGCCAGCGATGACAAACGGGTCCATTACTTCAATCAAGGCACGACCAAGACGCTGGCTTTGCCACAGGATCGCTACTATCTGCGTGTGATGATTTCGGGCGGCAAGACCTTCAACACCGATGCATTCGATATCAAGGTCGGGCAGGCAACCAATCTGGATGTGGCCATTCCGTAA
- a CDS encoding SDR family NAD(P)-dependent oxidoreductase: MSKRNALVTGGARGIGAASAKALAEDGYRVFINYVNSVEAADALVAEITQAGGEAVSLRADVRDDTELANMFATIDRDYGGVDVLVSNANMHFTAKPFVDQSWEEFSQKLNDEMHASYQAAKLAVDSMRNKGFGRLIFISSTLSEAPAPSFIAHGTAKGALDSFCKYLAQELGPHGITANIVAPGLVETDATKDAPDEFKEMIRNFTPTQKIATPDDVANTVRFLADPKSGHVTGTYNPVCGGAYLH, from the coding sequence ATGAGCAAACGCAACGCGCTCGTTACCGGAGGAGCCAGAGGTATTGGTGCGGCTAGTGCAAAAGCCCTGGCTGAAGATGGCTACCGGGTTTTCATCAATTACGTAAACAGCGTTGAAGCGGCCGACGCTCTGGTTGCTGAAATCACGCAAGCAGGCGGTGAGGCTGTATCCCTTCGTGCCGACGTGCGCGACGATACCGAGCTTGCCAACATGTTTGCCACCATCGACCGCGACTATGGTGGCGTTGATGTGCTGGTGTCGAACGCCAACATGCATTTCACGGCAAAGCCTTTTGTCGACCAGAGCTGGGAAGAATTCTCCCAGAAACTCAACGACGAAATGCACGCATCCTATCAGGCCGCAAAACTGGCCGTGGATTCCATGCGGAACAAAGGGTTTGGTCGTCTGATTTTCATTTCCAGCACGCTCTCGGAAGCCCCTGCGCCAAGCTTTATCGCCCATGGAACGGCAAAAGGCGCGTTGGACAGCTTCTGCAAATACCTCGCGCAGGAACTCGGCCCGCACGGCATCACGGCCAATATTGTGGCCCCTGGGCTGGTGGAAACCGATGCGACGAAAGACGCTCCTGACGAGTTCAAGGAGATGATCCGCAACTTCACTCCGACCCAGAAGATTGCGACACCGGACGATGTTGCCAATACGGTTCGCTTCCTTGCTGATCCGAAAAGTGGGCATGTCACCGGCACCTATAACCCGGTTTGTGGTGGCGCCTATCTCCACTAA
- a CDS encoding MarR family winged helix-turn-helix transcriptional regulator, giving the protein MTQLYDIEKSLGHLTGLANRLFSNLLVSRFHHAGIRMTAEQWGALLVLINMEGLSQTELAEALYLEKSSVSRLVVGLEKRGWVQRTKDTDDGRKHVLIATPDAKALAARCSEIARSVLRDAETEIAKDELVNTKQLLVKIVTNLRSCNDKTSAPSTET; this is encoded by the coding sequence ATGACCCAGCTGTATGACATTGAAAAATCTTTGGGCCACCTCACGGGCCTTGCCAACCGGTTGTTCAGCAACCTGTTGGTTTCGCGCTTCCATCATGCGGGCATTCGCATGACCGCCGAACAATGGGGTGCGCTTCTGGTCCTGATCAATATGGAGGGCCTGTCGCAAACCGAATTGGCTGAAGCGCTCTATTTGGAAAAATCCAGCGTCAGCCGTCTTGTTGTCGGCCTTGAAAAGCGCGGCTGGGTCCAACGCACAAAAGACACCGACGATGGACGCAAGCATGTGTTGATCGCCACGCCAGACGCCAAGGCACTCGCCGCCCGATGCTCCGAAATCGCACGCTCCGTGTTGCGCGATGCAGAGACAGAGATCGCTAAGGACGAGCTGGTCAACACCAAACAATTGCTCGTCAAGATCGTTACGAATTTGCGCAGTTGCAACGACAAGACATCAGCCCCCTCAACAGAGACCTGA
- a CDS encoding DoxX family protein: MIDSQTAPFAAFVLRVTSGALFLSHGLTKVFVFTIPGTVGFFESLGFPALFAYLVIFAELGGGLALITGTATRIAALALIPTLLGATFVHAGNGFSFASQGGGWEYPAFWIAVQIAIVFLGSGAFALKLPLQQRWAQ, translated from the coding sequence ATGATTGATAGCCAAACCGCTCCCTTCGCCGCCTTTGTCCTGCGGGTCACCTCTGGTGCCCTGTTCCTCTCCCATGGTTTGACCAAGGTGTTTGTTTTCACCATTCCCGGCACTGTCGGTTTTTTCGAAAGCCTCGGCTTTCCCGCCCTGTTTGCCTATCTCGTCATCTTTGCCGAGTTGGGCGGTGGCCTCGCCCTGATCACAGGCACAGCCACCCGGATCGCCGCTTTGGCGCTCATCCCGACGCTTTTGGGCGCAACATTTGTGCATGCTGGCAACGGCTTCTCCTTTGCCAGTCAGGGCGGAGGCTGGGAATATCCTGCCTTCTGGATCGCCGTTCAGATTGCCATTGTCTTTCTGGGCAGCGGCGCCTTTGCCCTCAAGCTGCCATTGCAGCAGCGCTGGGCTCAGTAG
- a CDS encoding LysR family transcriptional regulator produces the protein MDLVDCMKAFVATAQTGSFTEAANRLGMSNRLTSKYVAELESRIGTRLLQRTTRKVGLTPAGEDLLARAPALLDELDDLIGSMSEQSKGFTGLLRISAPVTFGEVYIHAMIRRFAAQHPALKIDLRLSDAYIDLAKEGIDLAFRIGTPSVSSLKARKLGMLASHLVASPDYVAQYGAPSRPEDLVDHRCIVDTNRRDPSRWTFIKAGETSTVQTNRHFMVNSARVANEWAIAGEGVAYCPAFVVADAMDKGALVPLLPDYQMESHPISAVYLSGTVLPRKVRGLIDFALADIRDKGLLE, from the coding sequence ATGGATCTCGTCGATTGCATGAAAGCCTTTGTTGCCACCGCGCAGACCGGATCCTTCACCGAAGCGGCCAACCGGCTGGGTATGTCGAACCGGCTGACATCGAAATATGTCGCAGAACTGGAAAGCCGCATAGGCACGCGCTTGTTGCAGCGAACCACCCGCAAGGTCGGTCTGACGCCGGCTGGGGAAGATTTGCTCGCACGTGCGCCTGCTCTACTGGATGAACTCGATGATCTCATCGGCTCGATGTCGGAACAGTCGAAAGGCTTTACGGGCTTGTTGCGTATTTCCGCACCCGTCACGTTTGGCGAGGTTTACATCCATGCCATGATCCGGCGGTTCGCGGCACAGCATCCCGCCTTGAAGATCGATCTGCGCCTCAGTGATGCCTATATCGATCTGGCCAAGGAGGGCATCGATCTTGCCTTTCGCATCGGGACGCCCAGTGTCTCGTCCCTCAAGGCCCGCAAGTTGGGCATGCTCGCCAGCCATCTGGTGGCATCGCCGGACTATGTTGCGCAATATGGAGCGCCCAGCCGACCGGAAGACCTTGTGGACCATCGCTGCATTGTCGATACCAATCGGCGCGATCCCTCCCGTTGGACGTTCATCAAAGCGGGAGAGACAAGCACGGTGCAAACCAACCGCCACTTCATGGTCAACAGCGCACGGGTGGCAAATGAATGGGCCATCGCCGGAGAAGGAGTTGCCTATTGTCCTGCTTTTGTGGTCGCCGATGCGATGGATAAGGGTGCTTTGGTGCCTTTGTTGCCGGACTATCAAATGGAAAGCCACCCGATCAGCGCGGTTTATCTGTCAGGCACTGTTCTGCCCCGCAAGGTCAGAGGCCTGATCGACTTTGCCCTTGCGGATATCCGCGACAAGGGGCTGCTGGAATAG
- the ygiD gene encoding 4,5-DOPA dioxygenase extradiol: MSASYALEKLKDRLTLSERMPVVFLGHGSPMNAIEDTPYSRSWTDLGKSLPQPQAILVVSAHWMTRGHTLVDISAMPKTIHDFYGFPQQLYNETYPAKGDPELAREVVSLLASHHAQEDDRWGLDHGAWTVLKFLFPNADVPVFQLSIDLAMPFEEHLEVGKTLASLRDRGVLILGSGNIVHNLHALRMDGKAHDFALAFDAHFEQRLTARDMGALADRKAMGNLFQLAHPSSDHYIPALTIAGAASEQDTLTYLTEDLAMGAVSMRSFIFHGS, encoded by the coding sequence ATGAGTGCATCATATGCCCTTGAAAAACTCAAAGACCGCCTGACGCTGTCCGAACGTATGCCAGTGGTCTTTCTGGGTCATGGTAGCCCGATGAATGCCATAGAAGACACCCCCTATTCCCGCAGCTGGACCGATTTGGGCAAGAGCTTGCCCCAGCCTCAGGCGATTCTGGTGGTTTCGGCACACTGGATGACCCGAGGCCATACGCTGGTCGACATTTCCGCAATGCCTAAAACCATTCACGACTTTTATGGCTTCCCTCAACAACTCTATAACGAGACCTATCCTGCCAAGGGGGATCCGGAGTTGGCCCGCGAGGTGGTCTCCCTGCTTGCCAGCCATCATGCGCAAGAGGATGACCGCTGGGGCCTTGATCATGGGGCCTGGACGGTGCTGAAATTTCTGTTTCCAAATGCAGATGTGCCGGTCTTCCAACTCTCCATCGATCTTGCCATGCCATTTGAAGAGCATCTCGAGGTGGGCAAGACCTTGGCCAGCCTGCGCGATCGTGGGGTGCTGATCCTTGGCTCAGGTAACATCGTACACAATCTTCATGCCCTGCGGATGGACGGCAAGGCACATGACTTTGCCCTCGCGTTTGACGCCCATTTTGAACAGCGTTTAACGGCTCGGGACATGGGGGCCTTGGCCGATCGCAAGGCCATGGGCAACCTGTTCCAGCTCGCCCATCCCTCGAGCGACCATTATATTCCGGCCCTGACGATTGCCGGGGCGGCAAGCGAGCAAGACACGCTCACCTATTTGACCGAAGACCTGGCAATGGGGGCTGTTTCCATGCGCTCTTTTATTTTCCACGGCAGCTAA
- a CDS encoding glutathione S-transferase family protein — MLVNGKWTKDWQPVQKSDKEGRFIRQVSSFRNWITPDGRPGPTGNGGFKAEAGRYRLYVALICPWASRTLIARKLKGLEEIIPVTVVNPVLSDEGWQFGGYPGVDEDPLFKATYLHEIYSRADTNFTGRATVPFLWDIQQNVMVNNESADILRMFDSAFDAIIPSDLRLYPEALGDEINRLNVEIYDKLNNGVYRAGFASSQQSYDEAVSDVFGILDRLESRLEGQDYLIGNQLTETDIRTFVTLIRFDAAYHGIFKTNRRQIKDYANLSAYMERILRLPGVIETVNMDHITRGYYAIKALNPLGIRPTGPAHIEALLASVA, encoded by the coding sequence ATGCTTGTAAATGGCAAATGGACCAAGGACTGGCAGCCGGTCCAGAAATCGGACAAAGAAGGCCGCTTCATTCGGCAAGTCTCGTCCTTTCGCAATTGGATCACCCCGGACGGACGCCCCGGACCGACAGGGAATGGCGGCTTCAAGGCTGAAGCCGGACGCTATCGCCTCTATGTTGCGTTGATCTGCCCATGGGCTTCGCGCACACTGATTGCCCGCAAATTGAAAGGGCTCGAAGAGATTATTCCGGTGACGGTGGTCAATCCGGTGCTGTCCGATGAAGGATGGCAGTTCGGTGGTTATCCCGGTGTCGATGAAGACCCTCTTTTCAAGGCCACCTATCTGCATGAGATCTATAGTCGGGCGGATACCAATTTTACCGGTCGTGCAACAGTGCCGTTCCTGTGGGACATACAGCAAAATGTCATGGTCAACAATGAAAGCGCCGACATTCTGCGGATGTTTGATTCTGCTTTCGATGCGATCATCCCGTCTGATTTGCGCCTTTATCCAGAAGCCTTGGGAGACGAGATCAATCGCCTCAATGTCGAGATTTATGACAAATTGAACAACGGGGTGTATCGCGCAGGCTTTGCCTCAAGCCAGCAAAGCTATGACGAAGCGGTTTCCGATGTCTTTGGCATTCTGGACAGGCTGGAAAGCCGCCTTGAAGGACAGGACTATCTCATTGGCAACCAGCTGACGGAAACAGATATCCGCACTTTCGTCACGCTCATTCGCTTCGATGCGGCCTATCATGGCATCTTCAAGACCAACCGCAGACAGATTAAGGATTATGCCAACCTGTCTGCCTATATGGAGCGCATCCTGCGTTTGCCCGGCGTGATCGAGACGGTGAATATGGATCATATCACCCGCGGCTATTACGCGATCAAGGCCCTTAATCCGCTGGGCATCAGACCAACCGGCCCAGCCCATATCGAGGCTTTGCTCGCATCGGTGGCCTGA
- a CDS encoding pyridoxamine 5'-phosphate oxidase family protein: MTIFKEPRSVFHAGERAVQARAAVSEDYVDMVSRAIRSAMPDQHRRFFASLPVLFIGLTDQAGRVWSVPVFGAPGFLTSPRADRLVVDGKPPLTDILKLDVSAGAKVGAIGLQLTTRRRNRLNGTLLESDEGLLVAVDQSFGNCPQYIQTREIDWQEQDHLKPMAVKLDSLTSDAKALISQADTFFIASRSKELTSDPRAGVDASHRGGKPGFLGINDDGSLSFPDFSGNKFFNTLGNIEEDGRVGLFVPNFETGAALVLTGRGKVDWSQDRVSAFAGAERIIDVIPDEVWLVEQALPGHGQLLDRWPALDQTGSWQGEPAS, encoded by the coding sequence GTGACTATTTTCAAAGAGCCTCGTTCTGTTTTCCATGCCGGTGAGCGTGCTGTTCAGGCGCGCGCCGCAGTATCGGAAGACTATGTCGACATGGTGAGCCGGGCGATCCGCTCCGCCATGCCCGATCAGCATCGGCGCTTTTTTGCCAGCCTTCCAGTGCTGTTCATTGGATTGACGGATCAAGCGGGGCGGGTCTGGAGCGTGCCGGTCTTTGGGGCACCCGGCTTTCTGACCTCACCACGCGCCGATCGTCTTGTCGTGGATGGCAAACCGCCTTTGACGGACATTCTCAAACTGGACGTGTCGGCCGGGGCCAAGGTTGGAGCCATCGGACTGCAACTGACCACCAGACGGCGCAACAGGCTGAACGGCACATTGCTGGAATCCGATGAAGGCTTGCTGGTGGCCGTCGATCAGAGCTTTGGCAATTGTCCGCAATATATCCAAACGCGGGAGATTGATTGGCAGGAGCAGGATCATCTGAAGCCCATGGCTGTGAAGCTCGATAGCCTGACGTCCGACGCCAAAGCGCTGATCAGCCAAGCTGACACCTTCTTCATTGCCTCTCGGTCAAAGGAGCTGACCAGCGACCCACGTGCCGGGGTGGATGCGTCCCATCGTGGCGGCAAACCGGGTTTTCTTGGCATCAATGACGACGGAAGCCTGTCTTTCCCGGATTTTTCCGGCAACAAATTCTTCAATACGCTCGGCAACATCGAAGAGGACGGACGGGTTGGTTTGTTCGTGCCCAACTTCGAAACCGGTGCAGCTCTGGTTTTGACCGGGCGCGGCAAGGTGGATTGGTCACAAGACAGGGTATCGGCCTTTGCCGGGGCGGAGCGGATCATTGATGTGATACCGGATGAAGTCTGGCTGGTCGAGCAGGCACTGCCCGGGCATGGGCAGTTGCTCGACCGCTGGCCAGCCCTCGATCAGACTGGCAGCTGGCAAGGCGAGCCAGCTTCCTGA
- a CDS encoding glutathione S-transferase family protein, whose amino-acid sequence MTTPIKLYRYPLSGHSHRVELMLALLDLTYEAIDVDLANGAHKAPDFLKLSPFGKVPAIDDNGFTLSDSNAILVYLVQTYAPTSNWLPSDPKQAAEVQRWLTIAADQIFSGPCAARLVTLFGAPIDHQGAISKAHALFEIMNAHLSDREWLASDSISIADVAGYSYIAHAPEGGVSLDAYSHIRSWLDRIEQQPHFVAMAASPLPKLA is encoded by the coding sequence ATGACCACACCGATCAAGCTTTACAGATATCCTCTATCCGGCCACTCCCATCGCGTTGAGCTGATGTTGGCTCTTCTCGATCTGACCTATGAGGCCATTGATGTTGACCTCGCCAACGGGGCGCACAAGGCGCCGGATTTCCTCAAACTCAGCCCGTTTGGCAAGGTACCGGCAATTGATGACAATGGCTTTACCCTGTCGGATTCCAACGCCATACTTGTTTATCTGGTTCAGACCTATGCACCGACCTCCAACTGGTTGCCAAGCGATCCAAAGCAAGCGGCAGAAGTGCAGCGTTGGTTGACGATTGCCGCCGATCAGATCTTTTCCGGCCCCTGTGCGGCCCGTCTGGTCACCCTGTTCGGCGCTCCGATTGATCATCAGGGAGCGATCAGCAAGGCACATGCCCTGTTCGAGATCATGAACGCACATTTAAGTGATCGCGAATGGCTCGCCAGCGATTCAATTTCCATTGCCGATGTGGCGGGTTACAGCTACATAGCCCATGCGCCCGAGGGTGGAGTCAGCCTTGACGCCTATTCGCATATTCGCAGCTGGCTTGACCGTATCGAGCAGCAGCCGCATTTCGTGGCAATGGCAGCCTCTCCCCTGCCCAAGCTGGCATAA
- a CDS encoding LysR family transcriptional regulator — protein MDRIQTLEIFVAVAKAESFVAGARALGLSAPSVTRGINALEERLGVRLFTRTTRKVRLTEVGAAYLADTQAVLAQLQAADDAASGAAVRPQGHLRITCPSEFGRLHIMPVVTAYLDAHPDVTAQVLVVDRIVNIIEEGVDVALRIGHLPSSGLTAIRVGEVRMVICGAPDYFARWGRPDKPEDLSEHRIIATATDGPTTEWRFGPKETQSVRLNPTLEVTSVAASINVAREGWGLCRALSYQVSDDIRAGRLEPVLEAYRADPVPVHLVHAGGGRTSVKLRSFLDFARIALRSEETQRKLTFDP, from the coding sequence ATGGATCGCATACAAACGCTGGAAATCTTTGTCGCCGTGGCCAAAGCCGAGAGCTTTGTGGCTGGCGCACGTGCGCTTGGACTGAGTGCGCCTTCCGTTACCCGTGGCATCAATGCGCTGGAGGAACGGTTGGGCGTGCGGCTTTTTACCCGGACCACACGCAAGGTGCGGCTGACTGAGGTCGGTGCCGCCTATCTGGCCGACACGCAAGCTGTCCTTGCCCAATTGCAGGCCGCCGATGATGCGGCCTCCGGTGCCGCTGTCAGGCCACAAGGTCATTTGCGGATCACCTGCCCGTCAGAATTTGGCCGTCTCCATATCATGCCGGTTGTCACGGCCTATCTCGACGCTCACCCCGATGTCACCGCTCAGGTGCTGGTGGTTGACCGGATCGTCAATATCATCGAGGAAGGGGTAGATGTGGCCCTGCGCATCGGCCATTTGCCCTCTTCGGGCCTGACCGCCATAAGGGTGGGGGAGGTGCGGATGGTCATTTGTGGTGCGCCGGACTATTTCGCCCGCTGGGGCCGTCCTGACAAGCCAGAAGATTTGTCTGAGCATCGGATCATTGCCACTGCAACCGACGGTCCGACCACCGAATGGCGGTTCGGTCCGAAAGAGACCCAAAGCGTCCGTCTCAACCCGACCCTGGAAGTGACCAGTGTCGCTGCCTCAATCAACGTCGCCCGCGAGGGCTGGGGGCTTTGTCGGGCTTTGTCCTATCAAGTCTCGGATGATATCCGTGCCGGGCGTCTTGAGCCTGTTCTGGAAGCTTACCGTGCGGATCCTGTGCCCGTACATCTGGTGCATGCAGGCGGCGGACGCACCAGCGTCAAGCTGCGCAGCTTTCTCGATTTTGCCCGTATTGCATTGAGATCGGAGGAAACCCAGAGGAAGCTCACCTTTGATCCTTAA
- the yghU gene encoding glutathione-dependent disulfide-bond oxidoreductase: MTDKHDYVPPKVWVWDQENGGEWAKINRPISGATHEKDLPQGAHPLQLYSLATPNGQKVTIMLEELLALGVKEAEYDAWLIKIGDGEQFSSGFVDINPNSKIPALFDKDRGVRVFESGAILLYLAEKFGHFLPTDIAKRTEVMNWLFWLQGSAPYLGGGFGHFYAYAPFKFEYAIDRFTMEAKRQLDVLDKELANHRYLGGDEYTIADMATWPWYGNLALGNQYNAGEFLQVEDYKNVRRWAKEILARPAVQRGRIVNRVNGDLSEQLHERHDASDFDLRTQDKLEG, from the coding sequence ATGACCGACAAGCACGACTATGTACCACCGAAAGTTTGGGTATGGGATCAGGAAAATGGCGGCGAATGGGCCAAGATCAATCGCCCGATTTCCGGTGCTACCCATGAAAAGGATCTGCCACAGGGCGCGCATCCGCTTCAGCTTTATTCCCTCGCCACGCCAAATGGCCAGAAAGTGACGATCATGCTTGAAGAGCTTCTGGCGCTTGGGGTCAAGGAAGCGGAATATGACGCATGGTTGATCAAGATCGGTGATGGCGAACAATTCTCCTCGGGCTTTGTCGATATCAATCCGAACTCGAAAATCCCGGCCCTGTTCGACAAAGATCGCGGCGTGCGGGTGTTTGAATCCGGTGCCATTCTGCTCTATCTGGCGGAAAAATTCGGCCACTTCCTGCCGACCGACATTGCCAAACGGACTGAGGTGATGAACTGGCTCTTCTGGCTGCAGGGCTCGGCGCCTTATCTCGGCGGCGGCTTTGGTCATTTCTACGCCTATGCGCCGTTCAAATTCGAATATGCCATCGACCGCTTCACCATGGAGGCCAAGCGCCAGCTCGACGTACTGGACAAGGAACTGGCCAACCATCGCTATCTTGGTGGCGACGAATACACCATCGCCGACATGGCAACATGGCCTTGGTATGGCAATCTGGCACTCGGCAATCAATATAATGCGGGCGAGTTCCTGCAGGTCGAGGACTATAAGAATGTCCGCCGCTGGGCCAAGGAAATCTTGGCGCGTCCAGCGGTACAGCGCGGTCGGATCGTCAACCGAGTGAACGGCGATCTGAGCGAGCAGCTGCATGAACGCCATGATGCGTCGGATTTTGACCTGCGCACGCAAGACAAGCTTGAAGGCTGA